The following are from one region of the Shinella sp. PSBB067 genome:
- a CDS encoding efflux RND transporter periplasmic adaptor subunit encodes MHRYLPRLPGALLVLVLAVPGPYASAAEFLVRATTVPDMKAVFGQVESRIVVPARVRIGGTVRALRVSQGDEVKEGDTIAVIVDDKLALQLDAAQARIDALGSQLDNARLQLERAQQLRASGSGTQANLDQAKMQLEVAVNQVAAARAERTVIEQSTREGTVVAPASGRVLTVPVTPGSVVLPGEEIARIAPGPYYLRLSLPERHAAEIVEGADVVVGARGLTQAADRSAPAHRGRIVKVYPEIVDGRVIADVEVAGIGDYFVNERTLVSIPVGRRSVLAVPPDAVRTLHGIDYVRLADASGEADVAVIPGERFEDGGEPRIEILTGLHDGDRIVLP; translated from the coding sequence ATGCATCGATACCTCCCGCGTCTCCCGGGGGCGCTCCTCGTTCTCGTCCTGGCCGTGCCGGGGCCTTACGCCAGTGCCGCCGAATTCCTCGTCAGGGCGACGACCGTCCCGGACATGAAGGCCGTGTTCGGCCAGGTCGAGAGCCGCATCGTGGTGCCGGCGCGCGTGCGGATCGGCGGCACGGTGCGCGCGCTGCGCGTCAGCCAGGGCGACGAGGTCAAGGAGGGCGACACCATCGCCGTCATCGTCGACGACAAGCTGGCGCTCCAGCTCGACGCCGCGCAGGCGCGGATCGATGCGCTCGGCTCCCAGCTCGACAATGCCCGTCTCCAGCTCGAAAGGGCGCAGCAGCTCAGGGCAAGCGGTTCCGGCACGCAGGCCAATCTCGACCAGGCGAAGATGCAGCTCGAAGTCGCGGTCAACCAGGTCGCGGCGGCACGGGCCGAACGGACCGTCATCGAGCAGAGCACCCGCGAGGGCACGGTCGTCGCACCCGCCTCGGGCCGCGTGCTGACCGTGCCGGTGACACCCGGCTCGGTGGTGCTGCCGGGCGAGGAGATCGCCCGCATCGCACCCGGGCCCTATTACCTGCGCCTGTCGCTGCCCGAGCGCCACGCCGCCGAGATCGTGGAGGGCGCCGATGTCGTGGTCGGCGCGCGCGGCCTGACGCAGGCGGCGGACCGATCCGCCCCGGCGCATCGCGGCCGCATCGTCAAGGTCTATCCCGAGATCGTCGACGGGCGCGTCATTGCCGATGTGGAGGTCGCCGGCATCGGCGATTATTTCGTCAACGAACGCACGCTCGTGTCGATCCCGGTCGGCAGGCGCTCGGTGCTTGCCGTGCCGCCGGACGCGGTGCGCACGCTGCACGGCATCGATTATGTGCGCCTAGCCGACGCATCGGGGGAGGCCGACGTCGCCGTCATTCCCGGCGAGCGCTTCGAGGACGGCGGCGAGCCGCGCATCGAGATCCTCACCGGCCTTCACGATGGCGACCGGATCGTGCTGCCATGA
- a CDS encoding DUF2892 domain-containing protein: MTIDRAVLLFAGFMVLLSLALGFYVSPWWYLLNVFVGFNLIQASFTGFCPAAIFFRKLGCPAGVAFK; this comes from the coding sequence ATGACGATCGATCGCGCCGTGCTGCTGTTTGCCGGCTTCATGGTTCTGCTATCCCTGGCGCTCGGCTTCTACGTCTCGCCCTGGTGGTATCTGCTGAACGTCTTCGTCGGCTTCAACCTGATCCAGGCCTCGTTCACCGGGTTCTGCCCCGCCGCGATCTTCTTCCGCAAGCTCGGCTGCCCGGCGGGCGTCGCGTTCAAGTAG
- a CDS encoding NAD(P)/FAD-dependent oxidoreductase: protein MTHIVVLGAGLGGIIMAYEMKRKLQRDDRLTVVNLGSSYSFVPSNPWVAVGWRQPEDITVDLVPILKQHGIALRPEGARRVHPGENRVELNDGSTLDYDYLIIATGPDLAFDEVPGLGPDGHTQSICHVDHAVRAKAAFDALVKAPGPVVVGAVQGASCYGPAYEFAFILDTALRNARIRDRVPMTFVTPEPYIGHLGLDGVGDTKGLLESALRERHIKWITNARTTKVEAGMLTAEEVDDVGALKATHELPFAFSMMLPAFRGVPAVAGIEGLANPRGFIVIDRHQRNPAFPNVFGVGVGVAIAPVGKTPLAVGVPKTGFMIESMVTATAENIAALLKGEEPRAVASWNAVCLADFGDGGIAFVAQPQIPPRNVNWSAQGKWVHAAKVGFEKYFLRKVRQGKAETFYENLVLDMLGIRKLKDIHIETTG, encoded by the coding sequence ATGACCCATATCGTCGTACTCGGTGCAGGCCTCGGCGGAATCATCATGGCCTACGAGATGAAACGCAAGCTCCAGCGTGACGATCGTCTCACCGTCGTCAATCTCGGCTCGAGCTATTCCTTCGTTCCCTCCAATCCCTGGGTGGCGGTCGGCTGGCGCCAGCCGGAAGACATCACCGTCGACCTCGTCCCGATCCTCAAGCAGCACGGCATTGCGCTGAGGCCCGAAGGCGCGCGCCGCGTGCATCCCGGCGAGAACCGCGTCGAACTCAACGACGGCTCCACCCTCGACTACGATTACCTCATCATCGCCACCGGTCCCGACCTCGCCTTCGACGAGGTGCCGGGCCTCGGTCCCGACGGCCACACGCAATCCATCTGTCATGTCGACCATGCCGTCCGGGCGAAGGCCGCGTTCGACGCGCTCGTCAAGGCGCCGGGGCCGGTCGTCGTCGGCGCGGTGCAAGGCGCTTCCTGCTACGGCCCCGCCTATGAGTTCGCCTTCATTCTCGATACGGCCCTTCGCAACGCGCGGATAAGGGATCGCGTGCCGATGACCTTCGTCACGCCCGAACCCTATATCGGGCATCTCGGGCTCGACGGCGTCGGCGACACGAAGGGTCTGCTGGAAAGCGCGCTGCGCGAGCGTCACATCAAGTGGATCACCAATGCCCGCACGACAAAGGTCGAGGCCGGCATGCTGACCGCCGAGGAGGTGGATGACGTCGGCGCGCTCAAGGCGACGCACGAGCTGCCCTTCGCCTTCTCGATGATGCTGCCGGCCTTCCGCGGCGTGCCGGCTGTCGCCGGCATCGAGGGGCTTGCCAATCCGCGCGGCTTCATCGTCATCGACAGGCACCAGCGCAATCCCGCCTTCCCCAATGTCTTCGGCGTCGGCGTCGGTGTCGCCATCGCGCCCGTCGGCAAGACGCCGCTGGCCGTCGGCGTGCCGAAGACCGGCTTCATGATCGAATCCATGGTGACGGCGACGGCCGAGAACATCGCCGCGCTGCTGAAGGGCGAGGAGCCGCGGGCGGTCGCGAGCTGGAACGCGGTCTGCCTTGCCGATTTCGGCGACGGGGGCATCGCCTTCGTCGCCCAGCCGCAGATCCCGCCGCGCAACGTCAACTGGTCCGCGCAGGGCAAATGGGTCCACGCCGCAAAGGTGGGTTTCGAGAAGTACTTCCTGCGCAAGGTGCGCCAGGGCAAGGCCGAGACCTTCTACGAGAACCTCGTGCTCGACATGCTCGGCATCAGGAAGCTCAAGGACATCCACATCGAGACCACGGGATAG
- a CDS encoding helix-turn-helix transcriptional regulator — protein MNVEEMIPAAEKAADLMRSLSHPQRLLVLCALVDGERSVADLRQALAIEQVPMSQQLMRLRADGLVEARREGTTVYYSIVRPEIRAVVQTLHDAFCPPVRDRPQQGEMSAG, from the coding sequence ATGAATGTAGAAGAAATGATCCCGGCAGCCGAAAAGGCTGCAGACCTGATGCGCAGCCTCTCGCACCCGCAGCGGCTGCTCGTCCTGTGCGCCCTTGTCGATGGCGAGCGGTCGGTCGCCGACCTGAGGCAGGCGCTTGCCATCGAGCAGGTGCCGATGTCGCAGCAGCTCATGCGGTTACGAGCGGACGGGCTGGTCGAGGCCCGCCGCGAGGGCACGACCGTCTACTACTCGATCGTCCGGCCGGAGATCCGCGCCGTCGTCCAGACGCTCCACGACGCATTCTGCCCACCGGTCCGCGACAGACCGCAGCAAGGCGAGATGTCGGCCGGGTGA
- a CDS encoding DUF6616 family protein, with protein MAHYLAELYTPKQAWLDLPEERRQRFFAGVGSSMPALAALGVEALALGKVDRSRLHSSEHAFFAIWRCLDDAGLEALISGIAQSGWHDYFDTVNAGGEGVDFMGHLAQLSEAA; from the coding sequence ATGGCTCATTACCTTGCCGAACTCTATACCCCGAAACAGGCCTGGCTCGATCTTCCGGAAGAGCGGCGCCAGCGCTTCTTTGCCGGCGTGGGGTCGTCGATGCCGGCCCTTGCGGCGCTCGGCGTCGAAGCACTCGCGCTCGGCAAGGTCGATCGATCGAGGCTGCATTCGTCGGAACATGCCTTCTTCGCCATATGGCGCTGCCTTGACGATGCGGGGCTGGAAGCCCTGATCTCGGGGATCGCCCAATCGGGCTGGCATGATTATTTCGACACGGTCAACGCCGGCGGCGAAGGCGTCGATTTCATGGGACACCTCGCGCAGCTCTCCGAGGCCGCATAA
- a CDS encoding DNA alkylation repair protein, producing MSGDKSKGRRVRDIPPQRIAQLNSGAEAATLAECLAVDFAALMGSILPEIGDDALAEIRSSASTGILKRMSIAARVIGNRLGPSALGRLAHHPSDTARGWVCFVIGLAEDMDLPARLDAIRPYADDPHFGVREWSWMAVRPHLSAELEPAVALLSEWAADPSERLRRFASEAIRPRGVWCAHIGALKKHPEIALPVLEPLRADPAVYVQDSIANWLNDAGKDNPDWVEALCARWIAESGTPETARICKRALRSIHPET from the coding sequence ATGAGCGGCGACAAGTCCAAAGGACGCCGCGTCAGGGACATTCCCCCGCAACGCATTGCACAGCTCAATTCCGGTGCGGAGGCCGCGACGCTTGCGGAATGCCTGGCGGTCGATTTCGCAGCGCTTATGGGAAGCATCCTGCCGGAGATCGGCGACGACGCCCTCGCCGAGATCAGGAGCAGCGCATCGACCGGCATCCTGAAGCGCATGTCGATTGCAGCACGCGTGATCGGCAATCGGCTCGGACCTTCGGCTCTTGGGCGGCTTGCGCATCACCCGTCCGATACGGCACGGGGCTGGGTCTGCTTCGTGATCGGTCTCGCCGAGGACATGGATCTGCCTGCGCGTCTCGACGCGATCCGGCCCTATGCCGACGATCCTCATTTCGGGGTGCGCGAATGGTCGTGGATGGCGGTTCGCCCGCATCTTTCCGCAGAGCTGGAACCAGCCGTTGCCTTGCTTTCGGAATGGGCGGCCGACCCGTCCGAGCGCCTTCGCCGCTTCGCTTCGGAGGCGATTCGTCCGCGCGGCGTCTGGTGCGCCCATATCGGTGCTTTGAAGAAACATCCCGAAATCGCGCTTCCCGTCCTTGAGCCGTTGCGCGCCGATCCGGCCGTCTATGTGCAGGATTCCATCGCCAACTGGCTGAATGACGCCGGCAAGGACAATCCCGATTGGGTTGAGGCCCTGTGCGCGCGCTGGATAGCCGAAAGCGGCACGCCTGAAACCGCACGCATCTGCAAGCGTGCGCTGAGGTCGATCCATCCCGAGACCTGA
- a CDS encoding MarR family winged helix-turn-helix transcriptional regulator encodes MRILEQKHLALLEEAERRGVVSVDNLRACFELLALAGAIDRDCAARLAPHRLSEGKFVLLFLLHGQADGLFPHELAERAGVTRATITGLLDGLERDGFIARRSGLEDRRKIAVVLTDLGQKTARALFDEHAAWVATLFAGFTSGERDMLNGFLQRIWSNLGAGWEPDVSDVHP; translated from the coding sequence ATGAGAATCCTGGAACAAAAACATCTGGCCTTGCTGGAGGAAGCCGAGCGGCGTGGCGTCGTGTCGGTCGACAACCTGCGTGCCTGCTTCGAGCTGCTCGCGTTGGCCGGCGCCATCGACAGGGACTGCGCCGCACGGCTTGCCCCCCATCGCCTGTCCGAAGGCAAGTTCGTCCTCCTGTTTCTCCTCCATGGCCAGGCGGACGGCCTGTTCCCGCATGAGCTGGCCGAGCGTGCCGGCGTGACGCGGGCGACGATTACCGGCCTTCTCGACGGCCTCGAGCGCGATGGCTTCATCGCCCGCCGCTCCGGCCTTGAAGACCGGCGCAAGATTGCTGTCGTGCTGACCGACCTCGGACAGAAGACCGCCCGTGCATTGTTCGACGAACATGCCGCCTGGGTCGCGACCCTCTTCGCCGGCTTCACGTCCGGGGAGCGCGACATGCTCAACGGCTTCCTGCAACGTATCTGGAGCAACCTCGGTGCCGGCTGGGAGCCTGACGTGTCGGATGTGCATCCATGA
- a CDS encoding LysR family transcriptional regulator: MTLKQLEAFYWSAILGSFALAAERLFMTQSALSKRIQDLEIEIGIPLFDRSGPRARITEAGENILSKAEQLLSLRDEIIMAARGPAALHGVCRFGVSELMAMRYLPAIVAMIRSAFPEVVLEPRVAVTKELLEDVEKGETEFALAPGFSVDPGIMSETFCHVPLFWVAAPGLIASDGPILAEELQAHPVISMSSKAGSTLQLQNLSARHGLRFRRVLASNSPEAVAAATIAGLGVALLAGPFVERYIREGQLVRLTVESLLDVPDLPYSIHWRADNGRLLAKKLREITLDICRERR; the protein is encoded by the coding sequence GTGACCCTGAAGCAGCTCGAAGCATTTTACTGGTCCGCGATTCTGGGCAGTTTCGCATTGGCGGCCGAGCGATTGTTTATGACGCAATCGGCGCTGTCCAAGCGCATTCAGGATTTGGAAATCGAGATCGGCATTCCGCTTTTCGACCGCAGCGGCCCGCGTGCCAGGATCACGGAGGCGGGCGAGAACATCCTGTCGAAAGCGGAGCAGCTTCTTTCGCTGCGCGACGAAATCATCATGGCCGCCCGCGGACCGGCCGCCCTTCACGGCGTCTGCCGGTTCGGTGTCAGCGAACTGATGGCGATGCGCTACCTGCCGGCCATCGTCGCCATGATCCGCAGCGCGTTCCCGGAGGTCGTTCTGGAGCCTCGGGTGGCGGTCACCAAGGAACTCCTGGAAGATGTCGAGAAGGGCGAGACAGAGTTCGCGCTGGCCCCGGGCTTCTCCGTCGATCCCGGCATAATGAGCGAGACGTTCTGCCATGTTCCGCTGTTCTGGGTTGCGGCGCCCGGGCTGATTGCGTCAGACGGGCCGATCCTGGCCGAGGAACTGCAGGCCCACCCGGTCATTTCGATGTCGTCCAAGGCGGGCAGCACTCTCCAACTGCAGAACCTGAGCGCCCGTCATGGCCTGCGTTTTCGACGCGTCCTGGCATCGAACAGTCCGGAGGCGGTTGCGGCAGCGACGATTGCCGGGCTCGGCGTGGCGCTCCTGGCCGGACCATTTGTGGAGCGCTACATTAGGGAGGGGCAGTTGGTCCGGCTTACGGTCGAAAGCCTGCTGGACGTTCCCGATTTGCCCTACTCGATTCATTGGCGCGCCGACAATGGCCGTCTCCTCGCCAAAAAGCTGCGTGAGATCACATTGGACATCTGTCGGGAACGGCGGTGA
- a CDS encoding aldehyde dehydrogenase: MPDFPRFGMFIDNKFTDAISGRWFTSDDPSRGVPWAEVAAGSADDVDRAVQSAHRAFRDPEWRGMSASDRGLLLNRLADLIAARTEDLAVAETRDNGKLLAEMRGQMAYMPRWYRYYAGLADKVEGAVLPADKKDMMAFTRLEPLGVVAAIVPWNSPLLLTAWKLAPALAAGNTVVIKPSEFTSTSIAPFLELVREAGFPPGVVNAVTGNGPDVGAALVEHPLVRAVAFTGGEVAGMAIAETAGRRLIPLTLELGGKSANIVFEDADIARAVNGIVGGIFAATGQTCVAGSRLLVHRSIAQEVIEKVVALARSARIGDPMEATTQVGPVTTEAQMGKILRHIEDAKAAGASVLLGGGRAVGGICDQGWFVQPTIFGDVRPDMRLAQQEVFGPVLAVLPFDTEEEALSLANDTDYGLAAGVWTRDLNRAHRMAAELEAGTVWINTYRTSGPMAPFGGFKKSGLGREGGRAAILQFLQMKSVWIDMGADGPPPFVMKL, encoded by the coding sequence ATGCCTGATTTCCCCCGTTTCGGTATGTTCATCGACAACAAGTTCACGGACGCCATTTCGGGTCGCTGGTTCACCTCGGACGATCCGTCGCGCGGCGTGCCCTGGGCTGAAGTGGCCGCCGGGAGCGCGGACGATGTGGACCGTGCGGTTCAATCGGCGCATCGCGCTTTTCGCGACCCCGAATGGCGGGGCATGAGTGCATCCGACCGCGGGCTGCTGCTGAACCGGCTGGCCGACCTGATAGCCGCCCGGACGGAAGATCTGGCTGTTGCCGAGACTCGCGACAACGGCAAGCTGCTGGCCGAGATGAGAGGCCAGATGGCCTATATGCCGCGCTGGTATCGCTATTATGCCGGGCTGGCGGACAAGGTGGAGGGCGCAGTCCTGCCGGCGGACAAGAAAGACATGATGGCATTCACCCGGCTGGAACCGCTCGGCGTGGTGGCGGCGATCGTGCCGTGGAATTCACCGCTTCTGTTGACGGCATGGAAGCTTGCGCCGGCGCTGGCGGCCGGCAACACCGTGGTGATCAAGCCGTCAGAATTCACGTCGACCTCAATTGCACCGTTTCTGGAACTGGTGCGTGAGGCGGGCTTTCCTCCCGGTGTCGTGAACGCCGTCACCGGCAACGGGCCGGATGTCGGCGCGGCCCTGGTGGAGCATCCGCTGGTGCGGGCGGTCGCTTTCACCGGTGGAGAAGTTGCCGGGATGGCGATCGCGGAAACCGCAGGCCGGCGCCTGATTCCGCTGACGCTGGAACTCGGCGGGAAGAGCGCCAATATTGTCTTCGAAGACGCCGATATTGCGCGCGCGGTCAACGGCATCGTCGGCGGAATTTTCGCGGCTACCGGACAGACCTGCGTGGCGGGCTCGCGCCTGCTTGTACACCGCTCGATCGCGCAGGAAGTGATCGAAAAAGTGGTCGCGCTGGCGCGCAGCGCGCGCATCGGCGATCCGATGGAGGCGACGACCCAGGTGGGGCCGGTTACCACCGAGGCGCAGATGGGCAAGATCCTGCGGCATATAGAAGACGCCAAGGCCGCCGGGGCCAGCGTTCTGCTCGGTGGGGGACGCGCTGTCGGCGGGATTTGCGACCAGGGCTGGTTCGTGCAGCCCACGATATTCGGCGACGTGCGGCCGGACATGAGGCTCGCGCAGCAGGAGGTGTTCGGCCCCGTGCTTGCCGTGCTCCCCTTCGACACAGAGGAGGAGGCGCTGTCGCTTGCCAATGACACCGACTATGGGCTGGCTGCCGGGGTGTGGACCCGCGATCTCAACCGTGCCCATCGCATGGCTGCCGAGCTGGAGGCGGGTACGGTATGGATCAACACATACCGTACCTCGGGCCCGATGGCGCCCTTTGGCGGCTTCAAGAAATCCGGCCTGGGACGGGAGGGCGGCCGGGCCGCGATCCTGCAATTCCTGCAAATGAAATCCGTGTGGATTGACATGGGCGCCGACGGTCCCCCGCCATTCGTGATGAAGCTGTGA
- a CDS encoding aminotransferase, translated as MKNRSDVSERDAAYHLHPYSNLRQIETEGPLVMTRGDGIRVFDENGKAYIEAMSGLWCAGLGFSERRLADAAYRQMLELPYYHSFNNRVPSVVAELAAELIAWAPVPMGRVLFANSGSESNDAAWKIVHYINNVRGKPRKKKFIARERSYHGTTAVASALSGLEGGKAIFDLPIGGVLRVSAPHYYGGARPGESEAEFTDRLVNELDELIRQEGADTIAAFIAEPVTGGGGVIIPPEGYYPRIQELLKANDILFIADEVISGFGRLGEPFGTQVFGLTPDIITVAKMLSSAYAPISALYLSEEICASLTEGSDRMGYFGHGYTYSGHPVSAAVALEVLRIYKEDAIMDHVRRVGAHFQAGLRRLGAHPLVGEARGIGLVGALELADDKAARRPFEPGRGVGAYFLRRVMERGVILRNIPGDIIAFSPPLITTEAEIDEILAATEASLDDTINWLQGQR; from the coding sequence ATGAAAAACCGCAGCGATGTGAGCGAGAGGGATGCTGCATATCATCTGCATCCCTATTCGAACTTGCGGCAGATCGAGACGGAAGGCCCGCTGGTAATGACCCGGGGCGATGGAATCCGGGTCTTCGACGAAAACGGCAAGGCATATATCGAGGCCATGTCCGGGCTATGGTGTGCCGGCCTTGGATTTTCTGAACGGCGGCTTGCCGATGCCGCCTACCGCCAGATGCTGGAACTGCCGTATTATCATTCCTTCAACAACCGCGTCCCCTCCGTTGTGGCGGAGTTGGCGGCCGAGCTGATCGCTTGGGCGCCGGTACCGATGGGGCGGGTTCTGTTTGCGAATTCAGGCTCGGAATCCAATGATGCAGCCTGGAAGATCGTGCATTACATCAACAACGTGCGCGGAAAGCCGCGCAAGAAGAAGTTCATCGCCCGCGAGCGCAGCTATCACGGCACCACCGCGGTGGCTTCGGCCCTGTCCGGCCTCGAAGGCGGCAAGGCGATTTTTGACCTGCCGATCGGAGGCGTCCTGCGTGTCTCGGCGCCGCATTACTATGGCGGTGCCCGTCCGGGTGAAAGTGAAGCAGAGTTCACCGACCGGCTGGTGAACGAGCTCGACGAGCTGATCCGGCAGGAAGGAGCCGACACCATTGCCGCGTTCATTGCCGAGCCGGTAACGGGCGGCGGCGGCGTCATCATACCGCCCGAGGGATATTATCCCCGCATACAGGAATTGCTGAAGGCAAACGACATCCTTTTCATCGCCGACGAGGTGATCTCGGGCTTCGGTCGTCTGGGCGAGCCGTTCGGCACCCAGGTATTCGGGCTGACCCCGGACATCATAACCGTTGCCAAGATGCTCTCCTCTGCCTACGCGCCGATCTCGGCATTGTACCTTTCCGAGGAGATTTGCGCGTCCCTGACGGAAGGTAGCGACAGGATGGGCTACTTCGGTCATGGCTATACCTATTCCGGCCATCCCGTCTCGGCGGCAGTGGCGCTCGAAGTGTTGCGCATCTACAAAGAGGACGCGATCATGGATCATGTGCGCCGCGTCGGCGCGCATTTTCAGGCCGGGCTGCGCCGGCTGGGCGCGCATCCGCTTGTGGGCGAGGCAAGGGGCATCGGACTGGTCGGTGCACTGGAACTGGCCGATGACAAAGCGGCCCGCAGACCTTTCGAACCCGGGCGCGGCGTCGGTGCATATTTCCTGCGCCGGGTCATGGAGCGGGGAGTGATCCTGCGCAATATCCCCGGCGATATCATCGCCTTTTCCCCACCCCTCATCACAACCGAAGCGGAAATCGACGAGATTCTGGCGGCGACCGAAGCGTCGCTCGACGACACGATCAACTGGCTTCAAGGCCAACGGTGA
- a CDS encoding ABC transporter ATP-binding protein gives MSFITFQSIRKAYGSGANPIVAVEKLDLTIEQGEFMTFLGPSGSGKTTTLMMLAGFEQPTSGAILLEKTHIEKLPAYARNMGVVFQSYSLFPHMTVAQNVAFPLEMRKVQGTQIRERVSAALAKVKLAGHADRRPAQLSGGEQQRVALARALVFEPRLVLMDEPLSALDKNLREELQLEIRRLHRELGVTMVFVTHDQSEAMTLSDRVTVFNRGRIAQLGKPAALYDAPENVFVAGFIGDNNRAGGLVAEIAADGHSASLRSGSAVLRGKAHPGKLTAGGAGILCVRPEALVLLVRNAATGCDNNVPATVTDMIHQGDHWRIQLQTTAVAADGGWTAKCRPEQIPDGLQIGGPVTIGFNSRDAWVLDLGE, from the coding sequence ATGAGTTTCATAACATTCCAGTCCATTCGAAAGGCCTATGGAAGCGGAGCCAATCCGATTGTCGCCGTGGAGAAGCTCGACCTGACCATCGAACAGGGCGAGTTCATGACGTTTCTCGGCCCCTCCGGCTCGGGCAAGACGACGACGCTGATGATGCTGGCAGGGTTCGAGCAGCCGACTTCCGGGGCGATCCTGCTCGAGAAAACCCATATCGAGAAACTGCCGGCCTATGCCCGCAACATGGGCGTGGTGTTCCAGAGCTATTCCCTCTTTCCCCACATGACGGTGGCGCAGAACGTCGCCTTTCCGCTGGAAATGCGCAAGGTTCAGGGCACGCAGATCAGGGAGCGGGTTTCGGCGGCCCTGGCAAAGGTGAAGCTCGCCGGACATGCCGACCGTCGGCCCGCGCAGCTTTCCGGCGGCGAACAGCAGCGTGTCGCTCTCGCAAGGGCCCTTGTTTTCGAGCCGCGCCTTGTGCTCATGGACGAGCCGCTTTCGGCGCTGGACAAGAACCTGCGCGAGGAACTGCAGTTGGAGATTCGACGGCTGCACCGGGAGCTCGGCGTGACCATGGTGTTCGTGACGCACGACCAGTCCGAGGCGATGACCCTGTCGGATCGCGTGACCGTCTTCAACCGCGGCCGGATCGCGCAGCTCGGCAAGCCCGCGGCGCTTTACGATGCCCCCGAGAATGTCTTCGTCGCGGGCTTCATCGGCGACAACAATCGCGCCGGAGGGCTCGTTGCGGAGATCGCTGCCGATGGGCATTCGGCGAGCCTGCGTTCAGGCAGCGCAGTGCTGCGGGGCAAGGCGCATCCCGGAAAATTGACGGCGGGCGGCGCGGGAATCCTCTGCGTGCGGCCGGAAGCTCTGGTGCTGCTCGTGCGGAATGCGGCGACCGGGTGTGACAATAACGTGCCGGCGACGGTTACGGACATGATTCATCAGGGCGACCATTGGCGCATCCAGCTCCAGACCACGGCAGTGGCCGCAGACGGAGGTTGGACGGCGAAGTGCCGGCCCGAGCAAATTCCCGACGGGCTGCAAATCGGCGGCCCCGTAACGATCGGATTCAACTCGAGGGATGCTTGGGTTCTCGATCTGGGTGAATGA
- a CDS encoding ABC transporter substrate-binding protein, with translation MSRHKWKTAGFISLVMASAFGPAIVQARDLTVVSWGGEYQDAQRKYMFGPFTAETDIPLVDEYWEGGIGNLRTRIRSGNNTWDVVQVEAEEAAIGCEEGLFERIDLSMVGGADRFLPGTTRECSVGAVIYNVVLAYDASKEGKKPESWADFFDVKTFPGKRAVRNGPKWNLEIALLADGVPPDQLYKVLSTPEGVDRAFAKFDSIKSDLLFWKSGAQPKQMLAAGDVVMSTTFNSRITASNENDGTNFGIVWNGSIFTMDSWVVMKGTPMLAESLKLIEFMTRAKEQAAIVPLNRSGPTNKSAIAEIPSRYLADLPSNPANLEVSVPDDPEFWIDNFDDLNERWSAWAGNN, from the coding sequence ATGAGCAGACATAAATGGAAAACTGCCGGCTTCATTTCGCTGGTTATGGCATCCGCGTTCGGACCGGCCATCGTGCAGGCCCGCGATCTGACCGTCGTCTCCTGGGGAGGGGAATACCAGGACGCGCAACGCAAGTACATGTTCGGCCCGTTCACCGCCGAGACCGACATTCCGCTCGTCGACGAGTACTGGGAAGGCGGCATCGGCAACTTGCGCACCCGCATCCGCAGCGGCAACAACACCTGGGATGTCGTGCAGGTCGAGGCTGAAGAAGCCGCTATCGGGTGCGAGGAAGGCCTCTTCGAACGGATCGACCTGAGCATGGTCGGCGGCGCTGACCGTTTCCTGCCGGGCACCACCCGTGAATGCAGCGTCGGCGCGGTCATCTACAACGTCGTTCTCGCATATGACGCATCCAAGGAAGGCAAAAAGCCCGAAAGCTGGGCCGACTTCTTCGATGTCAAGACGTTTCCCGGCAAGCGCGCGGTACGCAACGGTCCCAAATGGAATCTGGAGATAGCGCTTCTTGCCGACGGCGTTCCGCCTGACCAGCTATACAAGGTGCTTTCCACGCCCGAAGGTGTCGACCGCGCCTTTGCAAAGTTCGATTCCATCAAGTCGGACCTGCTTTTCTGGAAGTCGGGTGCGCAACCGAAGCAGATGCTGGCTGCCGGCGACGTGGTTATGAGCACCACCTTCAACTCTCGCATTACGGCTTCGAACGAGAATGACGGGACCAATTTCGGCATCGTCTGGAATGGCTCGATCTTCACGATGGACAGTTGGGTCGTCATGAAAGGCACCCCCATGCTGGCGGAAAGCCTGAAGCTGATCGAGTTCATGACGCGCGCCAAGGAGCAGGCGGCGATTGTTCCGTTGAATCGCTCCGGCCCCACCAACAAGAGCGCGATCGCGGAAATCCCGTCGCGATACCTGGCGGACCTGCCGTCCAATCCGGCCAACCTGGAGGTGTCGGTGCCGGACGACCCCGAGTTCTGGATCGACAATTTCGACGACCTCAACGAACGCTGGTCCGCCTGGGCCGGAAACAACTGA